A region of Carassius gibelio isolate Cgi1373 ecotype wild population from Czech Republic chromosome B11, carGib1.2-hapl.c, whole genome shotgun sequence DNA encodes the following proteins:
- the LOC127968350 gene encoding uncharacterized protein LOC127968350: MAHVSDQYASLNYPEENDETRSEEFESDVTHNRSTAVPQPVQIVHQHHPVSFAHQTPFPSWDGPIRADSPLSLPSCLYHTLSDEASYFPSRPRSLPDSCSPSLESLDYPRSLRSFPPSANMYHHPSPSYPNAYLRPPCSGQFGPPPHHLIPVHHCSSSGLMQYRQMDTRFSENGNTSVNSRQASQGITNLPQEQRKVFVTYEADSEEHLKEIIKFVSLLRNNGFDTHIDVFEQQLNSISKIDCMERYLNEKDYLIIIIISLRYYETISGLNISDERTSNTVYIHKQLQSEFIQNGCRNYRFIPILFPGAKKCYVPTWLQNTQVYSWPRDRDDILRRLMRVEKYNPPPIGPLPTIVSIPL; encoded by the exons ATGGCCCACGTTAGCGATCAGTACGCGTCTCTAAACTATCCCGAGGAGAATGACGAAACCAGGAGTGAAGAGTTCGAGTCAGACGTCACTCACAACCGTTCCACAGCCGTCCCACAACCTGTGCAGATCGTTCACCAGCATCACCCAGTGAGCTTCGCCCATCAGACGCCCTTCCCCAGCTGGGACGGTCCCATCAGGGCGGACTCTCCTCTCAGCCTGCCCTCCTGCCTCTACCACACGCTCTCAGACGAAGCCTCGTATTTCCCCAGCAGGCCTCGCTCTCTTCCAGACAGCTGTAGTCCGAGTCTGGAGAGTCTGGATTATCCCAGATCTCTGCGTTCCTTTCCTCCGTCTGCGAACATGTACCACCATCCCTCGCCCTCGTACCCCAACGCTTACCTGCGGCCGCCCTGCAGCGGTCAGTTCGGTCCACCGCCGCATCACCTCATCCCCGTCCATCACTGCAGCTCCTCAG GCCTGATGCAGTACAGACAAATGGACACACGCTTCTCTGAAAA TGGAAATACGTCTGTGAACTCCAGACAGGCCAGTCAGGGTATCACAAACCTGCCGCAGGAACAGA GGAAAGTTTTCGTCACCTACGAAGCCGACAGTGAAGAGCACTTGAAGGAGATCATTAAATTTGTGTCTTTGCTGAGGAACAACGGCTTTGACACGCAT ATTGATGTTTTCGAGCAGCAGCTGAACAGCATCAGTAAGATCGACTGCATGGAGCGATATCTCAATGAG aaAGATTacctgatcatcatcatcatcagcctgAGGTATTACGAGACCATATCAGGCCTGAATATCAGCGACGAGAGAACCTCGAACACTGTGTACATCCACAAACag CTGCAGAGTGAATTCATTCAGAACGGATGCAGGAACTACAGGTTCATTCCTATTCTGTTCCCGGGAGCTAAAAAG TGTTACGTTCCCACCTGGCTGCAAAACACACAAGTCTACAGCTGGCCGAGAGACCGGGACGATATTCTGCGCAGGTTAATGCGTGTGGAGAAATACAACCCTCCTCCCATCGGTCCTCTGCCGACCATCGTCTCCATTCCTCTTTAG
- the clcn4 gene encoding H(+)/Cl(-) exchange transporter 4, with translation MAEAEGISTATSTEEINGAGNLMDFLDEPFPDVGTYEDFHTIDWLREKSRDTDRHRKITCKSKESIWEFIKSLLDAWSGWLVMLLIGLLSGTLAGVIDLAVDWMTDLKEGVCLSALWYSHEQCCWTSNETTFADRDKCPQWQKWAELMTGYTEGAGVYLLNYFLYVLWALFFSFLAVSLVRVFAPYACGSGIPEIKTILSGFIIRGYLGKWTLLIKTVTLVLAVSSGLSLGKEGPLVHVACCCGNLFCSLFSKYSKNEGKRREVLSAAAAAGVSVAFGAPIGGVLFSLEEVSYYFPLKTLWRSFFAALVAAFTLRSINPFGNNRLVLFYVEYHTPWYMAELVPFILLGVFGGLWGTLFIRCNIAWCRRRKTTRLGKYPVLEVIVVTGITAVLAFPNPYTRRSTSELISELFNDCGALESSQLCDYINNPNMSRPVDDIPDRPAGPGVYSALWQLTLALVFKIVITIFTFGMKIPSGLFIPSMAVGAIAGRIVGIAVEQMAYHHHDWIIFKNWCRPGADCVTPGLYAMVGAAACLGGVTRMTVSLVVIMFELTGGLEYIVPLMAAAVTSKWVADAFGKEGIYEAHIQLNGYPYLDQDEFTHRTLATDVMRPRRNEPPLAVLTQDSTTVEDVETLIKDTDYNGFPVVVSRESERLIGFVQRRDLILNIKNARQKQDGVVSNSVVYFTEDAPQIPASNPQPLKLRRILNLSPFTVTDHTPMETVVDIFRKLGLRQCLVTRSGRLLGIITKKDVLRHMAHMMNQDPESIMFN, from the exons ATGGCGGAGGCAGAAG GCATCAGCACTGCCACTTCTACAGAGGAGATAAATGGCGCCGGGAACCTGATGGACTTCTTGGACGAGCCGTTCCCAGACGTTGGCACTTATGAGGACTTTCACACCATTGACTGGCTGAGAGAGAAATCCAGAGACACGGACAGACATCGGAAG ATCACCTGTAAGAGTAAAGAGTCCATCTGGGAGTTCATTAAGAGTTTGCTGGACGCCTGGTCAGGATGGCTGGTGATGCTGCTGATTGGTCTGCTGTCAG GCACGCTTGCTGGAGTGATCGATCTGGCTGTTGATTGGATGACGGATCTGAAGGAAGGCGTGTGTCTGTCTGCGCTCTGGTACAGTCATGAGCAGTGCTGCTGGACGTCCAATGAGACCACCTTCGCCGACAGAGACAAATGTCCtcagtggcagaaatgggctgaACTGATGACGGGATACACTGAG GGCGCAGGTGTGTACTTGCTGAACTACTTCCTGTACGTGCTGTGGGCGCTCTTCTTCTCCTTCCTGGCCGTGTCTCTGGTGCGAGTGTTCGCTCCATACGCCTGCGGATCAGGAATACCAGAG ATAAAGACGATCCTGAGCGGCTTCATCATCCGCGGGTATCTGGGCAAGTGGACGCTGCTCATAAAGACGGTGACGCTGGTGCTGGCCGTGTCGTCTGGCCTCAGTCTGGGGAAGGAAGGGCCGCTCGTGCACGTCGCCTGCTGCTGCGGAAACCTGTTCTGCAGCCTCTTCTCCAAATACAGCAAGAACGAGGGCAAACGCAGAGAG gttttgtcgGCAGCTGCGGCCGCAGGAGTGTCTGTTGCATTCGGAGCTCCAATCGGAGGAGTTCTGTTCAGTCTGGAGGAg GTGAGTTATTATTTCCCTCTGAAGACATTATGGCGGTCGTTCTTCGCGGCGCTGGTGGCGGCTTTCACGCTGCGCTCCATCAACCCGTTTGGTAACAATCGTCTGGTTCTGTTCTACGTGGAGTATCACACGCCGTGGTACATGGCCGAGCTGGTGCCGTTCATCCTGCTGGGTGTGTTCGGGGGCCTCTGGGGGACGCTCTTCATCCGCTGTAACATCGCTTGGTGCCGGCGGCGCAAGACCACACGGTTGGGCAAGTACCCGGTGCTGGAGGTGATCGTGGTGACGGGGATCACGGCCGTCCTGGCCTTCCCCAATCCCTACACGCGGCGTAGCACCAGCGAGCTGATCTCAGAGCTGTTCAACGACTGCGGCGCGCTCGAGTCCTCACAGCTCTGTGATTACATCAACAACCCTAACATGAGCCGGCCCGTGGACGACATCCCCGACAGACCCGCCGGCCCCGGGGTCTACAGCGCCCTCTGGCAGCTCACACTGGCCCTCGTCTTCAAGATCGTCATCACCATCTTCACATTCGGCATGAAG ATCCCGTCGGGTCTGTTCATCCCTAGTATGGCGGTGGGTGCCATCGCCGGTCGTATCGTGGGCATCGCGGTGGAGCAGATGGCTTATCATCATCACGACTGGATCATCTTTAAGAACTGGTGTCGTCCTGGAGCAGACTGTGTGACCCCGGGTCTGTACGCTATGGTCGGAGCCGCTGCGTGTTTGG GCGGTGTGACGCGGATGACGGTGTCTCTGGTGGTCATCATGTTCGAGTTGACCGGGGGTCTGGAGTACATCGTTCCTCTGATGGCGGCCGCTGTCACCAGTAAATGGGTGGCCGATGCCTTCGGGAAGGAGGGCATTTACGAAGCTCACATCCAGCTCAACGGCTACCCGTACCTGGACCAGGACGAGTTCACGCACCGCACGCTGGCCACCGATGTGATGCGTCCACGCCGCAACGAGCCTCCTCTGGCCGTCCTCACGCAGGACAGCACCACGGTGGAGGACGTGGAGACGCTCATCAAAGACACCGACTACAACGGCTTCCCTGTGGTGGTCTCGCGCGAGTCTGAGAGACTCATCGGCTTCGTGCAGAGACGAGACCTCATCCTGAACATCA agaacgCGCGTCAGAAGCAGGACGGGGTCGTCAGTAACTCTGTGGTGTATTTCACTGAAGACGCTCCACAGATTCCTGCGTCTAACCCTCAGCCGCTCAAACTCAGACGCATCCTGAACCTCAGTCCCTTCACCGTCACTGACCACACGCCGATGGAGACGGTGGTGGACATCTTCCGAAAGCTGGGCCTGCGCCAGTGTCTGGTCACACGCAGCGG ACGTTTGCTGGGAATCATCACTAAGAAGGATGTTCTGCGACACATGGCACATATGATGAACCAGGATCCCGAATCCATCATGTTCAACTGA